In one Achromobacter spanius genomic region, the following are encoded:
- a CDS encoding PepSY-associated TM helix domain-containing protein codes for MSATSTRQAASKPARRAGPPLSSRLKRWLYLTHRWAGIVLCLFFAMWFISGVVMMYVGYPKLTPQERLTHLAPLDAATIAITPAQALAAAGARDTPGLSLAATRAGAPVYLVPGAPRTAPKVVDAASGALLPPADAAVAQASALAWFGGQYAARHQETVDEDVYTHSGSLDVHRPLHRIDMDDPARTRLYVSSATGAVVLDATRNERAWNYAGAWIHWLYPLRGNALDRWWHDVVVWLSVAGVVLALTGTVVGILRWRFSRPYATGSRSPYRESMMRWHHISGLLFAAITITWIFSGLMSMNPWKLFTSTAAPLAANAYAGPPADAPLSTPRDLIAALPSAPRELVWTRAAGQEVALTRSTAGAPRVLSATDAVPTTFAESDLREAATRLLPGATVRDVQVLTQYDFYYYARDAHAMLGHVEKPLPIWRVIYDNRQATWVYLDPATSQIVGRQDRSNRVSRWLFAFLHSWDWTGLLSRRPLWDLLLIVLSLGGAALSLTGVVVGWRRLGKKLGGR; via the coding sequence ATGAGCGCCACTTCTACACGCCAAGCCGCAAGTAAGCCCGCCCGCCGCGCCGGGCCGCCGCTGTCTTCCCGCCTCAAGCGATGGCTCTACCTGACCCATCGCTGGGCCGGCATCGTGCTGTGCCTGTTCTTTGCCATGTGGTTTATTTCCGGCGTGGTGATGATGTACGTGGGCTACCCCAAGCTGACGCCGCAGGAACGGCTGACGCACCTGGCGCCGCTGGATGCGGCCACCATCGCCATCACGCCCGCCCAGGCGCTGGCGGCGGCGGGCGCCCGCGACACCCCGGGCCTGAGCCTGGCCGCCACGCGCGCCGGCGCGCCGGTCTATCTGGTACCGGGCGCCCCACGCACAGCGCCCAAGGTGGTGGATGCCGCCAGCGGCGCGCTGCTGCCACCCGCCGATGCCGCCGTGGCGCAGGCGTCGGCGCTGGCGTGGTTCGGCGGCCAATACGCCGCGCGCCATCAAGAGACGGTGGATGAAGACGTCTACACCCACTCCGGGTCGCTGGACGTGCACCGGCCGCTGCACCGCATCGACATGGACGACCCGGCGCGCACCCGGCTGTACGTCTCGTCGGCCACCGGCGCGGTGGTGTTGGACGCCACGCGCAACGAACGCGCCTGGAACTACGCGGGCGCGTGGATCCATTGGCTGTATCCGCTGCGCGGCAATGCGCTGGACCGCTGGTGGCACGACGTGGTGGTGTGGCTGTCGGTGGCCGGCGTGGTGCTGGCGCTAACGGGCACCGTCGTGGGCATCCTGCGCTGGCGCTTTTCGCGCCCTTACGCCACGGGCAGCCGTTCGCCCTACCGCGAAAGCATGATGCGATGGCATCACATCAGCGGCCTGCTGTTTGCCGCCATCACCATTACCTGGATCTTCAGTGGCCTGATGTCGATGAACCCGTGGAAGCTTTTCACCAGCACGGCCGCGCCGCTTGCAGCCAATGCCTACGCCGGCCCCCCGGCCGACGCGCCGCTGTCCACGCCGCGTGACCTGATCGCCGCCCTGCCCAGCGCCCCGCGCGAATTGGTGTGGACGCGCGCGGCCGGCCAGGAGGTGGCCCTGACGCGCAGCACCGCAGGCGCGCCGCGCGTGCTGTCTGCGACCGACGCCGTACCCACTACGTTCGCCGAAAGCGACTTGCGCGAGGCCGCCACGCGCCTGCTGCCGGGCGCCACGGTGCGGGACGTTCAGGTGCTGACCCAGTACGACTTCTATTACTACGCACGCGACGCCCACGCCATGCTGGGCCATGTGGAAAAGCCGCTGCCCATCTGGCGCGTGATCTACGACAACCGGCAAGCCACCTGGGTCTACCTGGACCCGGCCACCAGCCAGATCGTGGGCCGGCAAGACCGCAGCAACCGTGTCAGCCGCTGGCTGTTCGCCTTTCTGCACAGCTGGGACTGGACCGGTCTGTTGTCGCGCCGGCCCTTGTGGGACCTCTTGTTGATCGTCCTGAGCCTGGGCGGCGCGGCGTTGAGCCTGACGGGGGTTGTGGTTGGATGGCGCCGGCTGG
- the urtD gene encoding urea ABC transporter ATP-binding protein UrtD, with translation MTSTHTELAALDGGPSGDAGYGRVSPKGLDTSHGAILYLEGITVSFDGFKALNDLTLDIGVGELRCIIGPNGAGKTTMMDVITGKTRPTAGTAFFGQSIDLTTLNEAQIAHAGIGRKFQRPTVFEQHSVFENLELAMKTDKRVRPTLFSRLTGEQADKIGETLDLIRLRPEVQRPAGLLSHGQKQWLEIGMLLMQEPQLLLLDEPVAGMTDAETERTGELLNELRGRHSLMVVEHDMDFVNQIAGDGKVTVLHEGSVLAEGPMSKVQADPRVIEVYLGR, from the coding sequence ATGACCAGCACGCATACCGAACTGGCCGCGCTGGACGGCGGCCCCAGCGGCGACGCCGGCTACGGCCGCGTCAGCCCCAAGGGCCTGGACACCAGCCACGGCGCCATCCTGTACCTGGAAGGCATTACCGTCAGCTTCGACGGCTTCAAGGCGCTGAACGACCTGACGCTGGACATCGGCGTGGGCGAACTGCGTTGCATCATCGGCCCCAACGGCGCGGGCAAGACCACGATGATGGACGTCATCACCGGCAAGACGCGACCCACGGCGGGCACCGCGTTCTTTGGCCAGAGCATCGACCTGACGACCCTGAACGAAGCGCAGATTGCGCACGCGGGCATCGGCCGCAAGTTCCAGCGGCCCACTGTGTTCGAGCAGCACAGCGTGTTTGAAAACCTGGAGCTGGCGATGAAGACGGACAAGCGCGTGCGGCCCACGCTGTTCTCGCGCTTGACCGGCGAACAGGCCGACAAGATCGGCGAAACGCTGGACCTGATCCGCCTGCGCCCCGAAGTGCAACGCCCTGCCGGCCTGCTGTCGCATGGTCAGAAGCAGTGGCTGGAAATCGGCATGCTGTTGATGCAGGAGCCGCAGTTGCTGCTGCTGGACGAACCGGTTGCCGGCATGACCGACGCCGAAACCGAACGCACCGGCGAGCTGCTGAACGAACTGCGCGGCCGCCATTCCTTGATGGTGGTGGAACACGACATGGACTTCGTCAACCAGATCGCGGGCGACGGCAAGGTGACGGTGCTGCACGAAGGCTCGGTGCTGGCCGAAGGGCCCATGAGCAAGGTGCAGGCTGACCCGCGCGTGATCGAAGTCTACCTGGGGCGCTAA
- the urtB gene encoding urea ABC transporter permease subunit UrtB has translation MHIAAIAHFLRRSILAWLLAMPLLAAPAAAAGVDPALLAPLAGDDTDAKLQAIAALGQHPDPLAAAVLQALGNDQLYATADGRVLIGQDDTRATDPVTGAAVDLPADSGTVSINNRLRRAIQAALAGSRLFSDQPEERLAAARRLQQTGDPARLPMLEKALASEKNEAVREALLIAQANLELKSTDPAKRLHAVEVLGETRNAAFRPVLDSLTQQRDGVYTEPDARVRDAAATALKQIDRHLATIEWAGNLFYGISLGSVLLLAALGLAITFGLMGVINMAHGELLMIGAYVTYVVQTLFRAWLPGWLDWYVVAALPLAFVVTALVGMALERTVIRWLYGRPLETLLATWGISLMLMQGVRTLFGAQNVEVGNPSWMSGGINVLGGLVLTYNRIVIIGFAFFVVFLVWVLLNHTRLGLFVRAITQNRRMADCVGVPTGRVDMLAFGLGSGIAGLAGVALSQLGNVGPDLGRGYIVDSFMVVVLGGVGQLAGTVIAAMGLGGVNKFLEPYAGAVMAKITILVLIVLFVQKRPQGLFAPRGRSVE, from the coding sequence ATGCACATCGCGGCAATCGCCCATTTCTTGCGTCGTTCAATCCTTGCGTGGCTGCTGGCCATGCCGCTCCTGGCCGCGCCCGCGGCCGCGGCTGGCGTGGACCCCGCCCTGCTTGCGCCGCTGGCCGGCGACGACACCGACGCCAAGCTGCAAGCGATTGCCGCGTTGGGCCAACACCCTGACCCGCTCGCGGCGGCGGTCTTGCAGGCGCTGGGCAATGACCAGCTCTATGCAACGGCCGACGGCCGCGTGCTGATCGGGCAGGACGACACACGCGCCACCGACCCCGTCACGGGCGCGGCCGTGGACCTGCCCGCCGACAGCGGCACCGTCAGCATCAACAACCGCCTGCGCCGCGCCATCCAGGCCGCGCTGGCGGGTTCGCGCTTGTTCTCGGACCAGCCCGAAGAACGCCTGGCCGCCGCGCGTCGGCTGCAACAGACGGGCGACCCGGCGCGCCTGCCCATGCTTGAAAAAGCACTGGCCTCTGAAAAGAACGAAGCCGTGCGCGAAGCGCTGTTGATCGCGCAGGCCAACCTGGAACTGAAAAGCACCGACCCCGCCAAGCGCCTGCATGCCGTGGAGGTGCTGGGCGAAACACGCAACGCCGCCTTCCGCCCTGTGCTGGACTCGCTGACGCAGCAGCGCGACGGCGTCTACACGGAACCCGATGCGCGCGTGCGCGACGCGGCGGCCACGGCGCTCAAGCAGATCGACCGCCATCTGGCCACCATCGAATGGGCGGGCAACCTCTTTTATGGCATCAGCCTGGGCAGCGTGCTGCTGCTCGCCGCGCTGGGCCTGGCCATTACCTTCGGCCTGATGGGCGTCATCAACATGGCGCATGGCGAGCTGCTGATGATTGGCGCCTACGTGACCTATGTGGTGCAGACGCTGTTCCGCGCCTGGCTGCCGGGCTGGCTGGACTGGTATGTGGTGGCCGCGTTGCCGCTGGCCTTCGTGGTGACGGCGCTGGTGGGCATGGCGCTGGAACGCACCGTGATCCGCTGGCTGTACGGGCGCCCCCTGGAAACGCTGCTGGCCACCTGGGGCATCAGCCTGATGCTGATGCAAGGCGTGCGCACGCTGTTCGGCGCGCAGAACGTGGAAGTGGGCAACCCCAGCTGGATGTCCGGCGGCATCAACGTGCTGGGTGGGCTGGTGCTGACCTATAACCGCATCGTCATCATCGGCTTTGCTTTCTTCGTGGTGTTCCTGGTGTGGGTGCTGCTGAACCACACGCGGCTGGGCCTGTTCGTGCGCGCCATTACGCAGAACCGGCGCATGGCCGATTGCGTGGGCGTGCCCACCGGGCGCGTCGACATGCTGGCCTTTGGCCTGGGCTCCGGCATCGCGGGGCTGGCGGGCGTGGCGCTGTCGCAGCTGGGCAACGTGGGGCCGGACCTGGGTCGTGGCTACATCGTGGATTCCTTCATGGTGGTGGTGCTGGGCGGCGTGGGCCAGTTGGCCGGCACCGTCATTGCCGCGATGGGCCTGGGCGGCGTGAACAAATTCCTGGAGCCTTATGCGGGCGCCGTCATGGCCAAGATCACCATCCTGGTGTTGATTGTGCTGTTTGTCCAAAAACGGCCGCAAGGCCTGTTCGCCCCCCGCGGCCGGAGCGTTGAATGA
- the urtE gene encoding urea ABC transporter ATP-binding subunit UrtE encodes MLDVSTINQYYGGSHTLRGVSLSVRQGECLALLGRNGVGKTTLLKCVMGVLPVASGNIAFDGADITRLAPHQRAARGMAYVPQGRDIFARLTVEENILMGMATKPAARARRIKEEVFELFPVLKSMLSRRGGDLSGGQQQQLAIARALVAEPKLIILDEPTEGIQPSIIKDIARVIHMLRERGDIAILLCEQYFDFARELADQFVVLSRGEVVASGDRSAIDGEDVRRHLSV; translated from the coding sequence ATGCTGGACGTAAGCACAATCAACCAATACTACGGCGGCAGCCACACGCTGCGCGGCGTGTCGCTGTCGGTGCGCCAGGGCGAATGCCTGGCGCTGCTGGGCCGCAACGGCGTGGGCAAGACCACGTTGCTGAAATGCGTGATGGGCGTGTTGCCCGTGGCCAGCGGCAACATCGCGTTCGACGGCGCCGACATCACGCGCCTGGCGCCGCACCAGCGCGCCGCGCGCGGCATGGCCTATGTGCCGCAAGGCCGCGACATCTTCGCGCGGCTGACGGTGGAAGAGAACATCCTGATGGGCATGGCGACGAAGCCCGCCGCGCGCGCGCGCCGCATCAAGGAAGAGGTCTTTGAACTGTTTCCCGTGCTGAAGAGCATGCTGTCGCGGCGCGGCGGCGACTTGTCCGGCGGACAGCAGCAACAGCTTGCGATTGCGCGCGCGCTGGTGGCCGAGCCCAAGCTCATCATCCTGGACGAGCCCACCGAAGGCATTCAGCCGTCCATCATCAAGGACATCGCGCGCGTGATCCACATGCTGCGCGAACGCGGCGACATCGCCATCCTGCTATGCGAGCAGTACTTCGATTTCGCGCGCGAACTGGCGGACCAGTTCGTCGTGCTGTCGCGCGGGGAAGTGGTGGCCAGCGGCGACCGCAGCGCCATCGATGGCGAGGACGTGCGCAGGCACTTGTCGGTATAG
- a CDS encoding DUF2946 domain-containing protein has product MCFATFLTRPNLWIALAAILWASLAPSLAHALSLSPDGHHFHRISVEYCVSEGEASGTLTLEVPHNDSHNDLDSPHGSKADDAHGDHHCPLCRNPHADVSILPTAVPVVPAPVGRAITYPPLFFLAENSLHAWSAVQPRAPPAN; this is encoded by the coding sequence ATGTGCTTCGCTACTTTCCTGACCCGCCCCAACCTGTGGATCGCGCTTGCCGCGATCCTGTGGGCGTCGTTGGCGCCGTCGCTAGCGCATGCCTTGAGCCTGTCGCCCGACGGCCATCACTTCCATCGCATCAGCGTGGAATACTGCGTCAGCGAAGGCGAAGCCAGCGGTACGCTGACGCTGGAAGTGCCGCACAACGACTCGCATAACGACCTCGATAGCCCGCACGGCAGCAAGGCCGACGACGCCCATGGCGATCATCATTGCCCGCTGTGCCGCAACCCCCATGCCGACGTGAGCATCCTGCCCACGGCCGTGCCGGTGGTGCCCGCCCCCGTGGGCCGCGCCATCACCTACCCGCCGCTGTTCTTCCTGGCGGAAAACTCCCTTCATGCCTGGAGCGCGGTTCAGCCGCGCGCACCGCCCGCAAACTGA
- a CDS encoding TonB-dependent receptor, whose amino-acid sequence MKHTTLYSLLLSAIAGGPALALAAEPAVKTLAPTTVYGAAHAAPAPNGVIDLDAHDSTGSRLGLTLRETPASVTVISREQIEARGSLNTQEIARGIPGVNNASPPGNAGAISYRGFSGGQVSQLFNGISVQYDAIAGRPVDSWIYDRVEAIGGPATFLFGAGAVGGAINYVTKLPERDTFYDAQFRLGSFNSQQYSIGLNQQLAGDAGGQGHYLRIDANTGSSHGWVDGNHSRATQVAASLLSDLGADVTQTFAFEFQREQVDRPYWGTPLKTNANGVVQGAGHIMDGTRFKNYNVNDGLYEQSVLWARSVTEWRAGTNLTLKNTLYHYRADRDFRNLENYRFNADNSLVMRSGALLQRHEQRLVGNRIEGLYHSSIAGLRSDWSFGADISQNKVTRFPTSLSGTVDAVDPYDFSAGDFYDIPGMTRGHKPDRENRIRTFALTLENRTQVLPGVAIVSALRKDFIDLDLTNRRAVTATSPASAQRSYTPLTGRLGVNWEISPEASLYAQYATAADPPSGLMATASFADVLNNDKLTTGTQAEVGGKFNFWDGRGAATVSVYEIKRKNLATSDPNNPGVSVPVGAQSARGVELAGGLQLTSKLSLQGNVAFVDPKYDDFTQSVGGVSVSRNGKVPTNTPRRLANVWVDYAFVPDWNASVAARYVGRAYADAANTVWAPSYTVFDAALSHRINRNVDATFRVRNLTDKVYAANASPTMYYLGAPRSVELSLQMRF is encoded by the coding sequence ATGAAACACACGACTCTTTACTCCTTGCTGCTGAGCGCCATCGCCGGCGGCCCCGCCCTGGCCCTGGCGGCCGAACCCGCCGTGAAGACCCTGGCGCCCACCACCGTCTACGGCGCGGCCCACGCCGCACCCGCGCCCAATGGCGTGATCGACCTGGACGCCCACGACAGCACCGGCAGCCGCCTGGGCTTGACACTGCGCGAAACGCCGGCCAGCGTCACCGTGATCTCGCGCGAGCAGATCGAGGCGCGCGGCTCCTTGAACACGCAAGAAATCGCGCGCGGCATTCCCGGCGTGAACAACGCCTCGCCACCGGGCAATGCCGGCGCGATCAGCTATCGCGGCTTTTCGGGTGGCCAGGTGTCGCAATTGTTCAACGGCATTTCCGTGCAGTACGACGCCATTGCCGGACGCCCCGTCGATAGCTGGATCTACGACCGCGTCGAAGCCATCGGCGGCCCCGCCACCTTTCTGTTTGGCGCGGGCGCGGTGGGCGGCGCCATCAATTACGTGACCAAGCTGCCCGAGCGCGACACCTTCTACGACGCCCAGTTCCGGCTGGGTTCGTTCAACAGCCAGCAGTATTCCATCGGCCTGAACCAGCAGTTGGCGGGCGATGCAGGCGGCCAAGGCCACTACCTGCGTATCGACGCCAACACCGGTTCCAGCCACGGCTGGGTCGACGGCAACCATAGCCGCGCCACTCAGGTGGCCGCGTCCTTGCTGTCGGACCTGGGCGCCGATGTGACCCAGACCTTCGCCTTTGAGTTCCAGCGCGAACAGGTGGACCGCCCCTACTGGGGCACGCCGCTGAAGACCAACGCCAACGGCGTGGTGCAGGGCGCGGGCCACATCATGGATGGCACGCGCTTCAAGAATTACAACGTGAATGACGGCCTGTACGAGCAGTCGGTGCTGTGGGCGCGTTCCGTGACCGAATGGCGCGCGGGGACGAACCTGACGTTGAAGAACACGCTGTACCACTACCGCGCCGACCGCGATTTCCGCAACCTGGAAAACTATCGTTTCAACGCCGACAACAGCCTGGTGATGCGTTCGGGCGCGCTGCTGCAACGGCACGAACAGCGCTTGGTGGGCAACCGCATTGAAGGGCTGTACCACTCATCCATCGCGGGCCTGCGCAGCGATTGGTCGTTTGGCGCCGACATCAGCCAGAACAAGGTCACGCGCTTTCCCACCAGCCTGTCCGGCACCGTGGACGCCGTGGACCCCTACGATTTTTCGGCGGGCGATTTCTACGACATTCCCGGCATGACGCGCGGCCACAAACCCGACCGCGAGAACCGCATCCGCACCTTTGCGCTGACGCTGGAAAACCGCACGCAAGTGCTGCCCGGCGTGGCGATTGTGTCGGCACTGCGCAAGGACTTCATCGACCTGGACCTGACCAACCGCCGCGCCGTCACCGCCACGTCACCCGCCAGCGCGCAGCGTAGCTATACGCCCTTGACCGGGCGCCTGGGCGTGAACTGGGAGATCAGCCCGGAAGCGTCGCTGTACGCGCAGTACGCCACCGCGGCCGATCCCCCGTCGGGCCTGATGGCCACGGCGTCCTTCGCCGACGTGCTGAACAACGACAAGCTCACCACCGGCACGCAGGCCGAAGTCGGCGGCAAGTTCAACTTCTGGGATGGGCGCGGCGCGGCCACCGTGTCGGTCTACGAGATCAAGCGCAAGAACCTGGCAACGTCCGACCCCAACAACCCCGGCGTCAGCGTGCCGGTGGGTGCGCAGTCCGCGCGCGGGGTGGAGTTGGCGGGTGGTTTGCAACTGACGTCGAAGCTGTCGCTGCAAGGCAACGTGGCGTTTGTGGACCCCAAGTACGACGACTTCACGCAGTCGGTAGGCGGTGTATCGGTATCGCGCAACGGCAAGGTGCCGACCAACACGCCGCGCCGCCTGGCCAACGTGTGGGTGGACTATGCCTTCGTGCCGGACTGGAACGCCAGCGTGGCGGCGCGCTACGTGGGCCGCGCGTATGCGGACGCGGCCAACACGGTATGGGCGCCGTCCTACACCGTGTTTGACGCGGCGCTGTCGCATCGGATCAACCGCAACGTGGACGCGACCTTCCGCGTGCGCAACCTGACCGACAAGGTTTACGCCGCGAACGCCAGCCCCACGATGTATTACCTGGGCGCGCCGCGTTCGGTGGAACTGAGCTTGCAAATGCGGTTCTGA
- the urtC gene encoding urea ABC transporter permease subunit UrtC → MKQTALTDLSLLTRRPLFSGRAWTAMAVAAALLALLPLLNLVFPPGHALHVSAHAVALLGKFMCYAMAALALDLVWGYAGILSLGHGLFFALGGYAHGMYLMRAIGRDGVYQSNLPDFMVFLDWKDYPWYWAFTEHFWYAMLLVMLVPGVLAFVFGYFAFRSRIKGVYFSIITQALTFAAMLLFFRNDTGFGGNNGFTDFKRILGFDITAPGTRATLYWITLAALAGALILARIVTQSKLGRVLTAVRDAESRLRFIGYDPLGFKLFVWTLSAVLCGIAGALYVPQVGIINPSEMSTETSIEMVIWVATGGRGTLIGPIIGAGAVNGLKTWFTSVLPEFWLYALGLIFVLVTLFLPTGIVGLARRITARLQEKKA, encoded by the coding sequence ATGAAACAGACCGCGCTGACCGATCTGAGCTTGCTGACCCGTCGCCCACTTTTTTCGGGCCGCGCCTGGACGGCCATGGCCGTGGCGGCCGCGCTGCTGGCGCTGCTGCCGCTGCTGAATCTGGTGTTTCCGCCGGGCCACGCGTTGCATGTGTCGGCCCACGCCGTGGCGCTGCTGGGCAAGTTCATGTGCTACGCCATGGCCGCGCTGGCCTTGGACCTGGTGTGGGGCTATGCGGGCATCCTGTCGCTGGGCCATGGCCTGTTCTTTGCGCTGGGCGGCTACGCGCACGGCATGTACCTGATGCGCGCCATTGGCCGCGACGGCGTCTACCAAAGCAACCTGCCCGACTTCATGGTGTTCCTGGACTGGAAGGACTACCCCTGGTACTGGGCGTTCACCGAACACTTCTGGTACGCCATGCTGCTGGTGATGCTGGTGCCGGGCGTGCTGGCCTTTGTGTTCGGCTACTTTGCCTTCCGCTCGCGCATCAAGGGCGTGTACTTTTCAATCATCACGCAGGCGCTGACGTTCGCCGCCATGCTGCTGTTCTTCCGCAACGACACGGGCTTTGGCGGCAACAACGGCTTTACCGATTTCAAGCGCATCCTGGGCTTTGACATCACCGCGCCGGGCACGCGCGCCACCTTGTACTGGATCACGCTGGCCGCCTTGGCCGGCGCCCTGATCCTGGCGCGCATCGTCACGCAATCCAAGCTGGGCCGCGTGCTGACCGCCGTGCGCGATGCCGAAAGCCGGCTGCGCTTCATCGGTTACGACCCCTTGGGTTTCAAGCTGTTCGTGTGGACCTTGTCGGCCGTGCTGTGCGGCATCGCGGGCGCTTTGTACGTGCCGCAGGTGGGCATCATCAACCCCAGCGAAATGTCGACCGAGACCTCGATTGAAATGGTGATCTGGGTGGCCACCGGCGGGCGCGGCACGCTGATCGGCCCCATCATAGGCGCGGGCGCGGTCAATGGCCTGAAGACCTGGTTCACCAGCGTGCTGCCCGAATTCTGGTTGTATGCACTGGGCTTGATCTTCGTGCTGGTGACGCTGTTCCTGCCCACCGGCATCGTGGGCCTGGCCCGCCGCATCACGGCACGCTTGCAGGAGAAGAAGGCATGA